A genomic region of Klebsiella sp. RIT-PI-d contains the following coding sequences:
- a CDS encoding ABC transporter substrate-binding protein → MRLSSLLLTVGLSGVAHAQTPDEVTVALAIPPAVHDGAPYAAAEELGLFKEQNLAVKVLVFQGAGALLPQVASKRVTFGYPVAEPVISSYFNGKNPLPLRYFYNGTPAQTLEYTVLADSPIKTLADLKGKTIGVGALTWGTLPNSRAALRVAGLEPGKNVQFVAVGVLGSGFQALRSHRVDALNYNNSWGDIFELTGTKIRRIPYPDVFQQAPGNGFIAHQDTFTENPDLIRRFGRAYTEAQYVCEINPGYCVRAFWRQHPESKPANADGKGFEEAKTLLTRRLQRTLYSPDGTRRKPGEYDLAVIRTAITAMAKAGEFPDANVPVEKIFSREFVADFDDFDKTALRARAEAAK, encoded by the coding sequence ATGCGCTTATCCTCATTATTACTGACTGTTGGCCTCAGCGGCGTTGCCCATGCGCAGACGCCGGATGAGGTCACCGTTGCGTTAGCTATTCCTCCCGCCGTTCATGACGGTGCGCCGTACGCGGCGGCAGAAGAGCTGGGGCTGTTTAAAGAGCAAAACCTGGCGGTGAAAGTACTGGTCTTCCAGGGTGCAGGCGCGCTGTTACCGCAGGTTGCCAGTAAACGCGTGACCTTTGGTTATCCGGTCGCGGAACCGGTTATCTCCAGCTATTTCAACGGCAAAAATCCGCTGCCGCTACGCTATTTCTATAACGGAACACCGGCGCAAACCCTGGAATATACGGTCCTGGCGGACTCCCCAATCAAAACGCTGGCCGATTTAAAAGGAAAAACCATTGGGGTCGGTGCGCTGACCTGGGGCACCCTGCCCAATAGTCGCGCTGCGCTGCGGGTCGCCGGGCTGGAGCCGGGTAAAAACGTGCAGTTTGTGGCGGTGGGCGTCCTCGGCTCCGGTTTCCAGGCGCTGCGCAGTCATCGGGTTGATGCCCTTAACTACAACAATAGCTGGGGAGATATTTTTGAGCTGACCGGAACGAAAATCCGCCGTATTCCCTATCCGGATGTTTTCCAGCAGGCCCCCGGCAACGGCTTTATTGCCCATCAGGACACCTTCACCGAAAATCCCGATCTGATCCGTCGTTTTGGCCGGGCCTACACCGAAGCGCAGTATGTCTGCGAAATTAATCCCGGCTACTGCGTGCGGGCCTTCTGGCGACAACACCCTGAAAGTAAACCAGCCAATGCAGATGGCAAAGGATTTGAAGAGGCCAAAACGCTGCTGACCAGACGTCTTCAGCGCACGCTTTACTCTCCTGATGGCACCCGCCGTAAACCCGGTGAGTACGATCTGGCCGTCATTCGCACGGCAATTACCGCGATGGCGAAGGCGGGAGAATTCCCCGATGCCAACGTACCGGTTGAGAAAATTTTCTCCCGTGAATTTGTTGCCGACTTTGATGATTTTGATAAAACCGCCCTGCGGGCCAGAGCGGAGGCGGCAAAATGA
- a CDS encoding ABC transporter permease produces the protein MNWLRKRRSLIVQRLVLLGIFFLAWMLAAHNMPAFVLPGPQKTFQALLALWQNDTLLQDVSVTFSRVLSGFLLATLVGTLAGLALGASRQLAQFFEPLLAVFNTVSSAIWAIFAIIWFGISNATTVFVVFMTAMPLILTNVWQGAQTVERHYVELAQSFRMSRLQTLGKIYLPTILPYFFSGARLAFGFGWRVSLVAETLGASDGIGYRLRQAGDLVQTDQVFAWTLLLVSLMLLLEGGVLKPLERHLFRWKSSTQD, from the coding sequence ATGAACTGGCTGCGTAAAAGACGCTCGTTGATCGTTCAACGCCTGGTGCTGCTGGGGATCTTCTTTCTGGCCTGGATGCTGGCCGCGCACAATATGCCTGCGTTTGTCCTGCCGGGGCCGCAAAAAACGTTTCAGGCGCTGCTGGCACTGTGGCAAAACGATACTCTGTTGCAGGATGTAAGCGTGACGTTCTCGCGAGTGCTCAGCGGCTTTCTGCTGGCGACACTGGTGGGTACTCTCGCCGGGCTGGCGCTGGGAGCCAGTCGTCAGCTGGCACAATTTTTTGAGCCGCTGCTGGCGGTGTTCAATACGGTCTCCTCGGCGATCTGGGCGATTTTCGCCATTATCTGGTTTGGCATCTCTAATGCAACCACGGTTTTTGTGGTGTTCATGACCGCCATGCCGCTGATCCTGACCAACGTCTGGCAGGGGGCGCAAACCGTTGAGCGGCACTATGTCGAACTGGCACAGAGCTTTCGCATGAGCCGCCTGCAAACGCTCGGCAAAATCTACCTGCCGACCATTTTGCCGTACTTCTTCTCGGGCGCGCGGCTGGCCTTCGGCTTTGGCTGGCGCGTGTCGCTGGTGGCCGAAACCCTTGGCGCGTCGGATGGCATCGGCTATCGCCTGCGTCAGGCCGGGGATCTGGTGCAAACCGATCAGGTTTTCGCCTGGACGCTATTGCTTGTCTCACTGATGCTGCTGCTGGAAGGCGGGGTACTTAAGCCGCTGGAGCGTCATCTTTTTCGCTGGAAATCATCGACACAGGACTAA
- a CDS encoding alpha,alpha-trehalase: protein MIIPAMRRPRVLALNIALSTLLFTAGSALADDALKQPPDVLLGPLFTDVQSAKLFPDQKTFADAVPKGDPLMILADYRMQRGQRGFDLRRFVDLNFTLPGEGEKYVPPAGQSLRAHIDGLWPVLTRTTDRASKWDSLLPLPESYVVPGGRFREIYYWDSYFTMLGLAESGHWDKIEDMIANFAWEIDTFGHIPNGNRSYYLSRSQPPFFAFMVELLADHNGDEVLKKYLPQLEKEHNYWMDGASSLTAGQGNKRVVKLDDGALLNRYWDERDAPRTESWLDDVTTAKNTPNRPATEVYRDLRAGAASGWDFSSRWMDDPHQLGSLRTTSIVPVDLNSLMFKMEKVLARASKAAGDEAKASQYDAEASARQRAMETWLWNDKQGWYADYDLKTKKVRSQLTAAALFPLYVNAAARDRADKVAAVTASQLLKPGGITTTTVNTGQQWDAPNGWAPLQWVAAEGLQNYGHHKVAMDVTWRFLTNVQHTYDREKKLVEKYDVSSTGTGGGGGEYPLQDGFGWTNGVTLKMLDRVCPKEKPCDNVPATRPDAANDDAVSTKQAQ, encoded by the coding sequence ATGATAATACCTGCTATGCGCCGCCCTCGCGTGCTGGCGCTGAACATTGCGCTCAGCACCCTGCTTTTTACCGCCGGTTCTGCACTGGCTGACGATGCCCTTAAACAGCCGCCTGATGTCCTGCTCGGCCCGCTGTTTACCGACGTACAGAGTGCCAAACTGTTCCCCGATCAGAAAACCTTTGCCGATGCGGTGCCAAAAGGCGATCCGCTGATGATCCTCGCCGACTATCGGATGCAGCGCGGCCAGCGCGGTTTTGATTTGCGCCGTTTTGTTGATCTGAACTTTACCCTGCCTGGCGAAGGCGAAAAGTATGTTCCGCCCGCGGGTCAGAGCCTGCGCGCGCATATTGATGGCCTGTGGCCGGTGCTGACCCGCACCACCGATCGCGCAAGTAAATGGGATTCGTTGCTTCCGCTGCCTGAATCTTACGTGGTGCCCGGCGGGCGCTTTCGCGAGATCTACTACTGGGACAGTTATTTCACCATGCTGGGTCTGGCAGAGAGCGGGCACTGGGACAAGATTGAAGACATGATTGCCAACTTCGCCTGGGAAATTGACACCTTTGGCCATATTCCTAACGGTAACCGCAGCTACTATCTCAGCCGTTCACAGCCGCCTTTCTTCGCTTTTATGGTCGAGCTGCTGGCCGATCACAATGGTGATGAGGTGTTAAAAAAATATTTGCCCCAGCTTGAGAAAGAACATAACTACTGGATGGATGGCGCGAGTTCACTGACCGCAGGACAAGGCAATAAGCGGGTGGTGAAACTTGATGATGGCGCGCTGCTTAACCGCTACTGGGATGAGCGTGATGCGCCGCGTACTGAGTCCTGGCTCGACGATGTGACGACCGCTAAAAATACGCCAAATCGCCCGGCGACCGAGGTGTATCGTGACCTGCGCGCCGGTGCCGCCTCCGGCTGGGATTTCAGCTCGCGCTGGATGGACGATCCTCATCAGCTCGGCAGCCTGCGCACCACCAGCATCGTGCCGGTGGACTTAAACTCGCTGATGTTCAAAATGGAGAAAGTGCTGGCCCGTGCCAGTAAAGCGGCAGGCGACGAGGCGAAGGCCAGTCAGTATGATGCCGAAGCCAGCGCACGTCAGCGGGCAATGGAAACCTGGCTGTGGAATGATAAACAAGGCTGGTACGCCGATTATGATCTGAAAACGAAAAAAGTGCGCAGTCAGTTGACGGCGGCGGCCCTGTTCCCGCTGTACGTCAATGCCGCCGCGCGAGATCGGGCCGACAAAGTGGCGGCGGTCACCGCCTCACAGTTACTCAAACCCGGCGGCATCACTACCACCACGGTTAACACCGGTCAGCAGTGGGATGCGCCGAACGGCTGGGCACCATTGCAGTGGGTAGCGGCCGAAGGCCTGCAAAATTACGGTCATCATAAAGTGGCGATGGACGTCACCTGGCGCTTCCTGACCAATGTGCAGCATACGTATGACCGGGAGAAAAAGCTGGTCGAGAAATACGACGTCAGCTCAACCGGAACCGGCGGTGGCGGCGGAGAATATCCTCTTCAGGACGGATTTGGCTGGACTAACGGGGTCACCCTGAAAATGCTGGATCGCGTCTGTCCAAAAGAAAAACCCTGCGATAACGTGCCTGCCACCCGTCCGGATGCGGCAAACGATGATGCAGTAAGCACAAAACAGGCGCAGTAA
- a CDS encoding ABC transporter permease, whose amino-acid sequence MRRFLPHLYPFISLAVLLVIWDGCVRIFAIPDYLLPSPAAVWQALLTGFRDGSLWPHIATTLSETLSGYVIGSLLAIILGIALAQSRTFEQFIYPLLVALQATPKVALGPIILVWFGFGMLSKVVLVSLVCFFPLFVNTVNGIRRTDAELLDACRAFSASPRWLLFHVKLPSAAGEIFAGLQIGVALALIGAVVAEFLSAQSGLGYLIASSSVSMNLSAMFSGVVLLALLGLCGAQTVRWLQQRVVFWEGGAAVRHRRGRKTAGR is encoded by the coding sequence ATGCGTAGATTTTTACCGCATCTGTATCCTTTTATTAGTCTGGCCGTTCTGCTGGTTATCTGGGACGGCTGTGTACGCATTTTCGCTATTCCGGACTATCTGCTGCCCTCCCCGGCTGCGGTCTGGCAGGCGTTGCTGACCGGTTTTCGCGATGGCAGCCTGTGGCCGCACATTGCCACCACGCTAAGTGAAACCCTGAGTGGGTATGTCATTGGCAGCCTGCTGGCGATTATTCTTGGCATCGCGCTGGCACAGTCGCGCACCTTTGAGCAGTTTATCTACCCGCTACTGGTCGCCCTACAGGCAACACCGAAAGTGGCGCTGGGGCCCATTATTCTGGTGTGGTTCGGTTTTGGGATGCTGTCAAAAGTCGTGCTGGTGTCGCTGGTCTGCTTTTTCCCGCTATTTGTGAATACGGTAAACGGTATTCGCCGTACCGATGCAGAGTTACTCGACGCCTGCAGGGCATTTTCAGCGTCACCGCGCTGGCTGCTGTTTCACGTCAAACTGCCCTCGGCCGCAGGTGAGATTTTCGCCGGGCTGCAAATTGGCGTGGCGCTGGCGCTGATCGGCGCGGTAGTGGCGGAATTTCTTTCAGCCCAAAGCGGACTGGGGTATCTCATCGCCTCAAGCTCGGTCAGCATGAACCTGTCGGCGATGTTTTCCGGCGTTGTTCTGCTGGCGCTGCTGGGTCTCTGCGGGGCGCAGACTGTGCGCTGGCTACAGCAGCGGGTGGTCTTCTGGGAAGGCGGCGCGGCGGTACGCCATCGTCGGGGAAGAAAAACCGCCGGTCGCTAA
- a CDS encoding ABC transporter ATP-binding protein — protein MSIALELRGVGLTYATRRGEIDALDGVDLQVGAGEFVALLGPSGCGKSTVLKLAAGLMHATRGEVLLAAQPVNGPGRDAGVVFQKPNLLPWKSVLENVLLPARTLGMPRAAASVRARQMLELVGLADFATDYPFELSGGMQQRVGIARMLLHDPQLLLMDEPFAALDALSREALTLELQRIWGQQRKSVLFITHSIQEAVFLADRVLVMSPRPGRIIEELPVPLARPRTSQTLGDPQFMALCQHLRRYFTHA, from the coding sequence ATGAGTATAGCGCTGGAACTGCGTGGCGTCGGGCTAACCTATGCGACCCGCCGGGGCGAAATTGACGCCCTCGACGGTGTCGATTTACAGGTTGGCGCAGGTGAATTTGTCGCACTACTGGGGCCTTCCGGCTGCGGAAAATCCACCGTATTAAAGCTGGCAGCGGGCCTGATGCACGCCACTCGCGGGGAGGTTCTGCTGGCCGCCCAGCCGGTTAACGGTCCGGGTCGTGACGCGGGGGTGGTGTTTCAAAAGCCGAATCTGCTGCCGTGGAAGAGCGTTCTCGAAAATGTTCTGCTGCCGGCCCGTACGCTGGGAATGCCGCGTGCCGCAGCCAGCGTCCGCGCCCGGCAAATGCTGGAGCTGGTAGGGTTGGCTGATTTTGCCACCGATTATCCTTTTGAGCTGTCGGGCGGGATGCAGCAGCGCGTTGGCATTGCCCGCATGCTGCTCCACGATCCGCAGTTGTTATTGATGGACGAACCGTTTGCCGCACTGGATGCGCTGTCGCGGGAAGCGCTGACGCTTGAGCTTCAGCGCATCTGGGGGCAGCAGCGTAAGTCGGTACTGTTTATTACTCATAGTATCCAGGAAGCAGTGTTTCTGGCCGACCGGGTGCTGGTGATGTCACCGCGCCCGGGCCGCATCATTGAGGAGCTGCCTGTCCCTCTGGCGCGCCCCCGCACGTCACAGACCCTCGGCGATCCGCAGTTTATGGCCCTGTGCCAGCATTTACGGAGGTACTTTACCCATGCGTAG
- a CDS encoding TonB-dependent siderophore receptor, translating to MTRLMAKRSTLACALALALPHFALAEETVVVTAAPADSALTPTEGYTAKTSRGATKTDKPLITTAQSVSVVTRQQMDDQGANTISQALNYTPGVYSNFSGGATRFDTVSLRGFHGGDVDNLFLDGMRLMSDGGSHNVIQIDPWFIERVDVVKGPSSALYGQSVPGGLVNLTSKRPQFTPQGHVRLSGGTQNTKGGAFDFTDAINDQWAWRIIGMTRTSDTQYDNTREERYAISPSLLWQPDTDTSLLLRAYLQKDPSGGYHGSLPLEGTRYAHNGRKLSTDTNEGDPGDGYKRREQIYSIEFDHQFDDIWSVHSSGSYTHSNVSLDQVYQVGWIDGSDNLARGYSGSRGSLDAWSTDNRVQADFATGDVAHTLVLGGEYHRFRNDLWTGAGSAAMLDPFTGYTLQTGHTVTYSDYNNRRYYQTGVYLQDEMVWNRWHLDLSGRFDRLVSEQVSDTFDTKNRRSDDHVSTRASLLYAFENGLSPYISYSEAITPATLAGANGKLLKPTTAEQYEAGIKFQPPGTADMYSVAMYDLTQKDVATRDINIATATFIPAGKVHSQGVELEARNQITPELSTIASYSWNRLRFQDSLDGNDGNTPQLTPDQMASLWAHYRITDGISVGTGVRYIGKQWADDRNTERLPSTTLLDASVRADLGAWTPSLKGAFVQVNANNLTDRDYVAGCYGTGNCYVGAERSVIATVGYDF from the coding sequence ATGACCCGATTGATGGCTAAACGCTCCACGCTGGCCTGCGCACTCGCGCTGGCGCTTCCTCATTTTGCGCTGGCAGAAGAAACGGTGGTGGTGACTGCCGCACCTGCTGACTCTGCCCTCACCCCGACCGAAGGCTATACGGCTAAAACCTCACGCGGCGCGACCAAAACCGATAAACCGCTGATCACCACCGCACAGTCGGTTTCGGTAGTCACCCGCCAGCAAATGGACGATCAAGGCGCGAATACCATCAGTCAGGCCCTGAATTATACCCCGGGGGTTTATTCCAACTTTAGCGGCGGTGCGACCCGTTTTGACACCGTGTCGCTGCGCGGTTTCCACGGCGGCGACGTGGACAACCTGTTCCTCGACGGTATGCGCCTGATGAGCGACGGCGGCAGCCATAACGTCATTCAGATCGATCCGTGGTTTATCGAACGCGTGGACGTGGTAAAAGGCCCGTCATCCGCGCTGTACGGTCAGAGCGTACCGGGCGGACTGGTGAATTTGACCTCTAAACGTCCACAGTTTACCCCGCAGGGACATGTTCGCCTCAGCGGCGGCACCCAGAATACCAAAGGCGGCGCGTTTGATTTTACCGACGCCATTAACGATCAGTGGGCGTGGCGCATTATCGGCATGACCCGCACCAGTGATACCCAGTACGACAATACCCGTGAAGAACGCTATGCGATCTCACCTTCCCTGCTCTGGCAGCCGGATACCGACACCAGCCTGCTGCTGCGCGCGTACCTGCAAAAAGATCCGTCCGGTGGCTATCACGGTTCCCTGCCGCTGGAGGGAACGCGCTATGCCCACAACGGTCGTAAGCTGTCGACAGACACCAATGAAGGCGATCCGGGTGATGGCTATAAGCGTCGCGAGCAGATTTACAGTATCGAATTCGATCATCAGTTCGATGATATCTGGTCAGTACACTCCAGCGGCAGCTATACCCACTCCAACGTGTCGCTGGATCAGGTGTATCAGGTTGGCTGGATTGACGGCTCCGATAACCTGGCGCGCGGCTACAGTGGTTCGCGCGGTTCGCTGGATGCGTGGTCTACGGATAACCGCGTGCAGGCCGATTTCGCAACCGGCGATGTTGCGCATACCCTGGTGCTGGGCGGCGAATATCATCGTTTCCGCAATGATTTATGGACCGGTGCCGGCTCTGCCGCCATGCTCGATCCATTTACCGGCTATACGCTGCAGACCGGCCATACCGTGACCTACAGCGACTATAACAACCGTCGCTACTATCAGACTGGCGTTTATCTCCAGGATGAAATGGTCTGGAACCGCTGGCATTTGGATCTCTCCGGCCGTTTCGATCGTCTGGTCTCTGAGCAGGTCAGCGATACGTTTGATACTAAAAACCGCCGCTCGGACGATCATGTCAGCACCCGCGCCTCGCTGCTTTATGCCTTTGAAAACGGATTATCACCCTATATCAGCTACAGTGAAGCCATTACGCCGGCAACGCTTGCCGGGGCGAACGGGAAGCTGTTAAAACCGACCACTGCCGAGCAGTATGAAGCGGGGATTAAATTCCAGCCGCCGGGCACTGCCGATATGTATAGCGTGGCCATGTATGATTTGACGCAGAAGGATGTGGCAACGCGCGATATTAACATCGCCACGGCCACCTTTATTCCCGCGGGCAAAGTCCATTCGCAGGGCGTAGAGCTGGAAGCGCGTAATCAAATTACGCCGGAACTGAGCACTATCGCCTCTTATAGCTGGAACCGTCTGCGCTTCCAGGATTCACTGGACGGTAATGATGGCAATACGCCGCAGCTGACACCGGATCAGATGGCCTCGTTATGGGCGCACTATCGGATCACCGATGGAATAAGTGTCGGCACCGGCGTGCGCTATATTGGCAAGCAGTGGGCTGACGATCGCAACACCGAGCGTTTACCGTCAACAACGTTGCTGGATGCCTCCGTGCGGGCCGATCTGGGCGCGTGGACACCATCGTTAAAAGGGGCGTTTGTTCAGGTTAATGCGAACAATTTGACCGATCGTGATTATGTGGCGGGCTGCTACGGGACAGGAAACTGTTATGTGGGCGCTGAACGAAGCGTGATAGCGACAGTGGGTTACGACTTCTGA
- a CDS encoding acyl-CoA thioester hydrolase/BAAT C-terminal domain-containing protein, protein MSATLYVDKPDGLIDQPRRLSAQGLAPGIAHLSASLGLADGSRWQSHTRFMIADDGTLEVNDASPLTDNTVSHEPMAALWSLRQVTPPVDAALSDSLQPRRTELEIVDAAGQTARAHITQRFLADGVTCREVREHGLSGTLFIPAGEGPHPAVIVLNGSGGGTPGQRAALLAAHGYLAFALAYFKAPGRPETISATPLEYFSTALDWVHQTLHPRHGFVAVAGHSRGGELALLLGATFPERVSAVIGYVPSAVIHGTLRAGRPDEPRDAPAWTWRGQPLRNIWQDNPCADWHAFDHPARAGVPIRQAPAFVNVERDADSLAAARIPVERIAGPVLLISATDDGFWPSTDYCSRIAADLSDRQHRWPVVHQRNEGSGHAIGFPFVPTTDIAKVHPVAGVIIDGGGTPVANARANRLSWQQVLTFLTAAVGAHQEQT, encoded by the coding sequence ATGAGTGCCACGCTTTACGTTGATAAACCTGACGGGCTGATTGACCAGCCGCGTCGTCTGTCTGCGCAGGGACTCGCGCCCGGCATCGCCCACCTCAGTGCCTCGCTGGGGCTGGCAGATGGCAGCCGCTGGCAGAGCCATACCCGTTTTATGATTGCGGATGACGGCACCCTCGAGGTAAATGACGCCTCGCCGCTGACGGACAATACCGTATCACATGAGCCAATGGCGGCGCTGTGGTCACTGCGCCAGGTGACACCGCCGGTTGACGCTGCGCTGAGCGATTCTCTGCAACCGCGTCGGACAGAGCTTGAAATCGTTGACGCGGCGGGTCAGACGGCCCGGGCCCACATCACGCAGCGGTTTCTCGCTGACGGCGTAACCTGCCGTGAGGTACGGGAGCACGGCCTGTCCGGCACGCTGTTTATTCCTGCCGGGGAAGGCCCGCATCCGGCCGTTATTGTATTGAATGGCTCCGGTGGCGGTACGCCCGGGCAGCGTGCGGCGCTGCTGGCCGCGCATGGTTATCTGGCGTTCGCGCTGGCTTACTTTAAGGCCCCGGGACGTCCTGAGACTATTTCCGCTACGCCGCTGGAATATTTTTCAACCGCCCTCGACTGGGTTCATCAGACGCTGCACCCGCGCCACGGGTTTGTGGCGGTGGCCGGTCATTCACGCGGCGGCGAGCTGGCCCTGCTGCTGGGCGCCACCTTTCCGGAGCGCGTCTCTGCGGTGATTGGCTACGTCCCCAGCGCCGTGATCCACGGCACGCTGCGGGCCGGACGCCCTGACGAACCCCGCGATGCCCCGGCCTGGACCTGGCGTGGACAGCCGCTGCGTAATATCTGGCAGGATAATCCCTGCGCCGACTGGCATGCCTTTGACCATCCGGCGCGTGCGGGCGTACCTATTCGCCAGGCCCCGGCGTTCGTTAATGTCGAACGCGATGCAGACAGCCTGGCGGCGGCGCGTATTCCGGTAGAGCGCATTGCCGGGCCGGTGCTGTTAATTTCAGCAACCGACGACGGATTCTGGCCCTCCACCGATTACTGCTCGCGGATCGCGGCCGACCTGAGCGATCGCCAGCACCGCTGGCCGGTCGTGCATCAGCGCAATGAAGGGAGCGGCCACGCTATCGGCTTTCCATTCGTTCCCACCACGGATATTGCCAAAGTACACCCGGTTGCCGGGGTGATCATCGACGGCGGCGGTACGCCTGTAGCCAATGCCCGCGCCAATCGGCTGAGCTGGCAACAGGTGCTGACATTCCTTACGGCAGCGGTTGGCGCACATCAGGAGCAAACATGA
- a CDS encoding ABC transporter ATP-binding protein: MSAQLNDFPAPVDPVIHLDGVSKQFDGQTVLENIALDVWPGEIVALLGASGGGKSTLLNIISGLLPADSGAITLQGEDITRFSQWRQVAYLFQEDRLLPWRTVHQNVNFALENSRLTRQVRRQRVDDALRLVGMEKVAAKWPHQLSGGMRSRIALARSLVADPQILLMDEPFSRLDPHTRSTMHSELLRICALKNMTVVIVTHDVEEAVILADRIVILQPNPGRIKQSVTLALPRPRLPTGRDVAEKVRLLRLEV, translated from the coding sequence ATGAGCGCACAGCTTAACGATTTTCCCGCGCCTGTTGACCCGGTGATCCATCTGGACGGCGTCAGCAAGCAATTTGATGGACAAACGGTGCTGGAGAATATCGCCCTTGATGTCTGGCCCGGCGAAATAGTCGCCCTGCTCGGTGCATCCGGCGGCGGCAAAAGTACCTTACTGAATATTATCTCAGGTCTGTTGCCGGCTGACAGCGGCGCTATCACGCTGCAGGGAGAGGACATTACGCGCTTTAGTCAGTGGCGTCAGGTGGCCTATTTGTTTCAGGAGGATCGCCTTTTGCCGTGGCGCACGGTTCATCAGAACGTTAACTTTGCGCTGGAAAACAGCAGGCTTACGCGTCAGGTACGCCGTCAGCGGGTTGACGACGCGTTACGGCTGGTCGGCATGGAAAAGGTCGCGGCGAAGTGGCCGCACCAGCTCTCCGGCGGGATGCGCAGCCGTATTGCCCTGGCGCGCAGCCTGGTGGCCGATCCGCAGATATTGTTGATGGACGAACCCTTTTCCCGGCTCGATCCACATACCCGTAGCACCATGCACAGTGAACTGTTGCGCATCTGCGCGCTGAAAAATATGACGGTGGTCATCGTCACGCATGACGTTGAAGAGGCGGTGATCCTCGCCGACCGGATTGTGATTTTGCAGCCCAATCCGGGGCGCATCAAACAGAGCGTCACCCTCGCATTACCGCGTCCACGGCTGCCCACCGGGCGCGATGTCGCGGAAAAAGTGCGCCTGCTGCGCCTGGAGGTATAG
- a CDS encoding GntR family transcriptional regulator — protein MAHSLSLSDRAYQAIRRDILTCRMMPGALVTESELMERYLLGKSTCRLALARLSHEFLIESRPRKGYRIAPITLQDVEEIFTLRAQLEPLAARLAVGKVDIDLLKQLEADCRVEVAAPLPTRIDVFMNANKRFHLAIAGAAGNQHLLRTLSTLMDEMSRLVALGFNVQQTKPEIRHDHNAMIQAFEEQDRKRVEFIARRHIETFQAMTLEKIYATLTTGGTLLPIQKRSPGL, from the coding sequence ATGGCGCACTCTTTATCATTAAGCGATCGGGCATATCAGGCCATCCGCCGCGACATTCTGACCTGTCGCATGATGCCGGGCGCGCTGGTGACAGAATCTGAACTCATGGAGCGCTATCTGCTGGGAAAAAGCACCTGTCGTCTGGCGCTGGCGCGGCTTAGCCATGAGTTTTTGATTGAGTCCCGGCCGCGTAAAGGCTACCGCATCGCGCCTATCACCCTACAGGATGTGGAGGAAATTTTTACCCTGCGCGCCCAGCTTGAGCCGTTGGCTGCCCGGCTGGCAGTGGGCAAAGTGGATATTGACCTGCTTAAACAGCTGGAAGCTGACTGCCGGGTCGAGGTTGCTGCACCGCTGCCAACGCGTATCGACGTCTTTATGAATGCCAATAAACGTTTTCATCTGGCCATTGCCGGGGCGGCGGGAAACCAGCATTTACTGCGCACGCTTTCGACGCTGATGGATGAAATGTCGCGGCTGGTGGCGCTGGGATTTAATGTCCAGCAAACCAAACCAGAAATTCGCCACGATCATAATGCCATGATCCAGGCTTTCGAAGAGCAGGACCGCAAACGGGTTGAGTTTATCGCCCGGCGGCACATTGAAACCTTTCAGGCGATGACCCTGGAAAAAATTTACGCCACCCTCACCACCGGCGGCACGCTGCTGCCGATACAGAAACGGAGTCCCGGCTTATGA
- a CDS encoding GlsB/YeaQ/YmgE family stress response membrane protein, translating to MGIIAWIVFGLIAGIIAKLIMPGRDGGGFFLTCILGIIGAVVGGWLSTLFGIGGPVSGFNFGSFMVAVVGAIVVLAIFRMVRR from the coding sequence ATGGGTATTATTGCCTGGATCGTATTTGGACTTATTGCAGGTATTATTGCCAAGCTGATCATGCCGGGACGCGACGGGGGTGGATTTTTTCTGACCTGTATCCTGGGGATTATTGGTGCGGTAGTAGGTGGCTGGCTGAGTACGCTGTTTGGGATCGGTGGCCCGGTAAGCGGCTTTAACTTCGGCAGCTTCATGGTCGCGGTAGTGGGCGCCATTGTGGTACTGGCGATCTTCCGAATGGTACGCCGGTAA